A single window of Sulfurovum sp. UBA12169 DNA harbors:
- the argH gene encoding argininosuccinate lyase, whose amino-acid sequence MSKKIASARISGKSSQLLQDLNNSLPFDKMLYREDIEGSKAHAFMLAQQGIISQEDYGQIETGLVEILKEIESGIFTLDGEDEDIHMAVEGRLTQKIGDAGKRLHTARSRNDQVALDFRLYVQRSTKEIAEFLLKNITTLIKVAQEHTETLLPGMTHLQHAQPINFGYHMIAYASMFRRDYERFISSYERNNYSPIGCAALAGTPHPIDRKITAEKLGFRAPTLNCLDTVSDRDFALEILFNIATMMMHISRLSEELILWSASEFRWVTLSDRHATGSSIMPQKKNPDIPELLRGKTGRVNGNLVGLLTVMKGLPLAYNKDMQEDKEGVFDSVRTAILSLRVLDEMIAEMKVNKEQMEKACMVGHLSATDLADYLVREAGLPFRDAYHITGNVVNLAEEKKLDISELSLSDLQSIDKRIGENVMMLLDNRASMNARHSEGGTATMRTLDQIKDLKAWLLTQG is encoded by the coding sequence ATATCGAAGGCTCAAAGGCGCACGCGTTTATGCTTGCCCAGCAGGGAATCATCTCTCAAGAAGACTATGGTCAGATCGAAACGGGACTTGTTGAGATACTTAAAGAAATAGAGTCCGGTATTTTTACTCTAGATGGTGAGGATGAAGATATTCATATGGCCGTAGAAGGGCGTTTGACGCAGAAGATAGGAGATGCAGGCAAGCGTCTGCATACTGCAAGAAGCCGAAATGACCAGGTGGCATTGGACTTTAGGCTTTACGTGCAGCGAAGCACGAAAGAGATTGCGGAATTTCTTTTGAAAAACATTACTACATTGATCAAGGTTGCCCAAGAGCATACCGAAACATTGCTTCCAGGCATGACGCATCTCCAGCATGCACAGCCTATTAATTTTGGGTATCATATGATAGCGTATGCGAGTATGTTCAGACGTGATTATGAGCGTTTTATAAGTTCGTATGAGCGGAACAACTATAGTCCGATTGGATGTGCGGCACTGGCAGGCACACCACATCCAATCGACAGAAAGATTACGGCTGAAAAACTGGGTTTTCGTGCGCCGACGCTCAACTGTCTTGATACGGTAAGCGACCGAGATTTTGCTTTGGAGATCCTCTTTAATATTGCAACGATGATGATGCATATAAGCCGCTTAAGTGAAGAATTGATTTTGTGGAGTGCAAGTGAATTTAGATGGGTAACACTGAGTGATCGCCACGCAACAGGAAGCTCTATTATGCCACAGAAGAAAAATCCGGATATTCCTGAATTATTAAGAGGGAAAACAGGACGCGTTAACGGCAATCTTGTGGGATTGCTCACAGTAATGAAAGGATTGCCTCTTGCATACAATAAGGATATGCAAGAAGATAAAGAGGGTGTTTTTGACTCTGTACGTACGGCCATTTTGTCTCTTCGTGTACTCGATGAGATGATTGCGGAGATGAAGGTCAACAAAGAGCAGATGGAGAAAGCTTGCATGGTAGGGCATCTGAGCGCTACAGATTTGGCGGATTATCTTGTAAGAGAGGCAGGACTTCCTTTCCGCGACGCATATCATATTACGGGCAATGTCGTAAATTTGGCAGAAGAGAAAAAATTGGATATTTCTGAACTCAGTTTGTCTGATTTGCAAAGCATTGATAAGCGCATAGGTGAAAATGTAATGATGCTGCTTGATAATCGAGCCTCAATGAATGCTCGTCATTCAGAAGGGGGTACTGCTACAATGAGAACTTTGGATCAGATAAAGGACTTAAAGGCCTGGCTACTT